The proteins below are encoded in one region of Cololabis saira isolate AMF1-May2022 chromosome 21, fColSai1.1, whole genome shotgun sequence:
- the LOC133421575 gene encoding G2/mitotic-specific cyclin-B2-like, whose product MSMLHAVHPAAENPHPRALKALPAALPAAPERAALGEISNLAAVNPVLAGAKQKGGVRKAVSRPAAHKKPVPAPEDEWQPSPEDQRDLQDLVPGPQADEGGLCQAFSHALLGQHQVEDVDEHDAHLPELCAHYVKDIYAYLHTLEVQQPVRPDYMQGYEITGRMRALLVDWLVQVHAKFQLLQETLYLTVAVLDRFLQVCPTSRRRLQLAGVTCMLIACKYEEMYAPDVGDFSYITDSAFSKAQILKMEEQVLRSLHFQLGRPLPLHFLRRASKVAGADVETHTLSKYLLELTLLDYNMVHYRPSEVAAAALCLSQLLLRGRAWSSVQQHYSSYDEQHLKPIMQHMAKNVVMVNESKTNFLAVRNKYKSDRLLRISLALQLKSSLIRNMAAPLLQE is encoded by the exons ATGTCCATGCTTCACGCCGTGCACCCTGCAGCAGAGAACCCGCACCCCAGGGCGCTGAAGGCCCTGCCCGCGGCCCTGCCCGCGGCCCCGGAGAGAGCAGCCCTGGGAGAGATCAGCAACCTGGCGGCGGTGAACCCCGTCCTGGCGGGGGCCAAGCAGAAGGGCGGGGTCAGGAAGGCCGTGTCCCGGCCGGCGGCCCACAAGAAGCCGGTCCCGGCCCCGGAG GACGAGTGGCAACCCTCCCCGGAGGACCAGAGGGACCTCCAGGACCTGGTCCCGGGCCCCCAGGCCGACGAGGGGGGGCTCTGCCAGGCCTTCTCCCACGCCCTGCTGGGTCAGCACCAGGTGGAGGACGTGGATGAGCATGATGCCCACCTGCCCGAGCTCTGCGCCCACTACGTGAAGGACATCTACGCTTACCTGCACACGCTGGAGGTCCAGCAGCCCGTCAGGCCCGACTACATgcagggctacgagatcacggGCAGGATGAGAGCTCTGCTGGTCGACTGGCTGGTCCAGGTTCACGCCAAgttccagctgctgcaggagacGCTGTACCTGACGGTGGCCGTCCTGGACCGGTTCCTGCAGGTGTGTCCCACCTCCCGCCGGCGTCTCCAGCTGGCCGGCGTCACCTGCATGCTCATAGCCTGCAAGTACGAGGAGATGTACGCGCCGGACGTGGGCGACTTCTCTTACATCACGGACAGCGCCTTCAGCAAGGCCCAGATCCTGAAGATGGAGGAGCAGGTTCTGCGGAGCCTCCACTTCCAGCTGGGACGCCCGCTGCCGCTGCACTTCCTGCGCCGCGCCTCCAAGGTGGCGGGGGCCGACGTGGAGACCCACACCCTGTCCAAGTACCTGCTGGAGCTGACCCTGCTGGACTACAACATGGTCCACTACCGTCCGTCTGAGGTGGCAGCTGCTGCTCTGTGTCTGTcccagctgctgctgcgggGCCGGGCCTGG TCGTCTGTGCAACAGCACTACTCCTCCTACGACGAGCAGCACCTGAAGCCCATTATGCAGCACATGGCCAAGAATGTGGTGATGGTCAACGAGTCCAAGACCAACTTCCTGGCCGTCAGGAACAAATACAAGAGCGACAGGCTGCTCCGGATCAGCCTGGCGCTGCAGCTCAAGTCCTCCCTGATCAGGAACATGGCAGCTCCGCTGCTGCAGGAATGA
- the LOC133421938 gene encoding tetraspanin-1-like, which yields MGCFAFLKAMMFVFNGIIFLAGIAILGVGIWVKVDSGSILSFLGKIENAPPQLSQLLNVGYLLIGIGAVLVIIGFLGCCGAIKESKCMLLLFFIIILLVFIAEVAGAVVILVFRPLANDLIAKLRTAAVQSIKKDYGKNDDLTGLWNTTMDTLKCCGFDNYTDFTDSPYHTENRSYPAQCCPDTTKLCNQTAAQNTPGCFIKIKRLVDDNTIVIVAVALGIAALEICAMTVSMTLYCRIKSTRA from the exons ATGGGTTGCTTTGCGTTCCTCAAAGCCATGATGTTTGTGTTCAATGGGATCATCTTT CTGGCAGGCATCGCCATCCTTGGTGTTGGGATCTGGGTGAAGGTGGACAGCGGCTCCATCCTCAGCTTCCTTGGGAAAATTGAAAATGCCCCACCCCAGCTGAGTCAGTTGCTCAACGTGGGCTACCTGCTGATTGGTATCGGTGCTGTGCTGGTCATCATCGGCTTTCTCGGCTGCTGTGGAGCCATCAAGGAGAGCAAGTGCATGCTGCTGCTG TTTTTTATCATAATCTTGCTGGTGTTCATCGCCGAGGTCGCCGGAGCGGTGGTGATTTTGGTTTTCAGACCACTG GCTAACGACTTGATTGCAAAGTTGAGGACGGCAGCTGTTCAGAGTATCAAAAAGGACTATGGGAAAAATGATGACCTCACGGGACTTTGGAACACTACAATGGACACG TTAAAGTGCTGTGGATTTGACAACTACACTGACTTTACGGACTCTCCCTATCACACTGAGAACAGGTCCTACCCAGCTCAGTGCTGTCCTGACACGACCAAACTGTGCAATCAAACCGCAGCTCAG AATACTCCTGGTTGCTTTATTAAGATTAAACGTCTGGTTGACGATAACACCATTGTGATAGTGGCAGTGGCCCTAGGGATTGCAGCTTTGGAG ATTTGTGCCATGACTGTCTCCATGACCCTGTACTGCAGAATAAAATCCACAAGGGCCTAA